The DNA segment TCTGAAAGATCTATATTATCTGAACTGATCGAtgagttttaaaatatttatattagttaTGTATGACATgtaatatttacatatttatatcTAACATAAAAACTACTATGAAACTCCGACCTATCCCATAAAAAATATGAACAAAAGTATTGTTTTGCACTGTAAGTATGGATTGCGTCGATCCatctcataaaaaaatatactctatttataatgatttatgtatgatttttttttaatgctcttttttttttaatatatcagTCTGCCTAAAAAAACTTGAAGTTTTCCCAACTCCAAATTCGCGAGTCGACCTGCATACCCCATTTGACACCGCTATGTAAATCCTAGTATTTTCTTATTAGCGATGTGTgcatctgtttttttttttttttgaatgcataattttttttatcgttAATCAATTTTTATGTTGTTTTCAATACTGacatgataaattaaatattaaaagtgTGATTGAGATAGATtgagataaaatatttttagtaatttaaaaaaattaaaagcagatatatatgatatgatgtgataattatatattaaattacaaacaaattatttaattaaatattaaaaatttatattaagatATATTTAGATAAACTAATATGtagtaattaaaaatattataagcaGATATGATAATTAtaagtaaaatataaataagCAAGTTACTCTATTATTtttaacattattttttttagattatattttttaacattattaatattatataaatgaggatataattataatattcgTTTAAATTTCATCAAATTAAatgaaaattagttttttttttttgacaagatAAATATAGCTCAcgtaaaatattatttgaaaattagtTAATATTGAGTACAAATAAAGGGATAAATATAGCTGACGTACTTCAAATGCAAAATAAGAGATTTTATTGGATGGAATGATATTCTAATTGGATTTTTTAAAAAGGATTGACTCCAAGGAAACTCATCCCACTTTGACTCATTGACTCATGGGGGTTACCTAATtggatttttttgtttttatatttctCCGAGTTCCCACtcactaaaaaataatctttTTACTAGTCATAAATTATAAATctcttccaaaagaaaaaaaaaattataaataaaacaataatattataatttcagaaaaataaaatataaaacttttgattttattatttaatttaaagatGTAAAAGTCCAATAATCATTAATCACACATcttgtgaaaaaataaaataaaatgggaTATGGTGAGATGTGGCAGTGAAAACAGGCGGAACCGCAAATGCTGCCTCGTCTTCTTCGTTACCCTTCCAATTCAATTCATTGTTCCCCAAATTCAAAACGTGATTCTTATTTGTATTTGTATTCCCCTCACGTGCCCCTCACGTGCTCTCCGCCTTTATTATCCCCACTCCCCCTTCGCTTTCGCCCCCCACCACTCCACCAGCTAGCCTCCCCCTCCACTCGCCGTAGCTCAGCCATGTCCGTCGGCGATTCGTCTCAGGAGACTTCTCCGCCCGATACATTGCCTTTCGAGCTCAAGGAGGAGTCCGATTTTGATCTCATCGTGTCGCCCGATGGACTTATTTCCATCTGTGGCTTCGGTTCTCTTCTGTCCGGTGCGTGCGCTTACTTTCGAGATCAAAAATAGGGTGAAGggttttcttttttttgaaaaaaaaaaaaggaaaaatgaaaGCGTTTGTTTGGTGTAGGGATAAAATAGACTTCGCTGCCTCATTTTGGAGCTCTGCTATTTGGATTGTCattatccaattttttttttttttggacgtTTGATGATCGTTTATTTAATGTATCAGCTTTCAATTCAGTTGCAAAAACGTAGCTTATTTTGCACTGCTCGAAGTAATGTTGAAGAGCTTACGAAATCTGATCACTCTTATTTTtgttgatttttatttatttatttattggtgTTAGAAtggttttttttctttctttctattTACGATCCTTGATTTCTTGTTCTATAGTTCCTTAAATAGATTTGGGACGCCAATGTAATATTTGAGATGATAATGCAGAGAGGAGTGCGAGGAGTACCTTTCCGAATTTGATAAACTTTAGAATTGCGAAACTGTGTGGATTTAGGAGAGTGTTTGCTCATGCTGCTCCTATTTTCTTCGAGCGCGGCATAGCTTTGCCCGAAACCAAGGTATGTCTTCTGTTTTCGTCTTGCTATTAGCTttgcttttctttttctttttttgtttatttttgaaaattatgtcACTAGCTAACAATTAACATAGCTGAAAAAGGAGAAATTACATCTTCATTTCCGTGTTATCAATCGACTGAGTTATCTCCTTCAATGATTGCAGACATTTTAGCATGGAAGACTTGAATTATGTTTTAGCTTAGCTATTTAGTGGAAATCGCCATATTTTGCTGAGTAATGTTTGAAACTCGTGATTAATAGAACTAAATTGGTTGGAATCTTCTTGGAAATGTTCAATTGACAAGATTCCGTTAATTGCTAGGAGAAAGTTTGAAGAAGAAAACTTTGTGATGATTTTGTAGAGTAAATGGTTTGGCACTTGAATATTGCGGTTCTAGAACTAGGAGCACGAAAATATAAAGAGTTTCAAGTATTTATATTATCTATAGGTGATTGGTTGTACTAGGCATCTCCTCTACCTTTGTTTCTTACTGTTTTTGAAGTGGATGATgctaataatttattatttatcagGAGATATCGAGCTTAAGTGCGGAGCCATGTGAAGCCGAAAGTCTTGTGATTACCATTTTTGAGATCCAGAGAACGGAGGTAAGAACACCAAACACCCTTATTCTCTGTTTAACATCTGATATGGAGCCCGAGCAGCTGAATATGACGTGTTATTTGCTTTCCTTGCTCAGGTACCCTCTTTTATCGAAAGGGAGCATGAATTCCGCTTCTTAGCTGTGAGTTTCATAGTTATTTTTTACTTGAGAATATCTTCATTTATTTCTTAGATGATCAATAGTAAAGATACTAATTGtcataatatttaatttgaattcTCTATCCTTAGGTGACACCAGAAACATTTAACGGGTTGTTATACACAACTCCAGCGGTAAGCAAAATTAAAGTGCTTTTTTCTTCTGACATAAATGACTTATTAGTGTTTGCACGATAAAGAATCATATATGGCATTATTAATGTAGGTGTTGTGTACGCGATATACTGATGAAGAATATTTCTTAAACAGATGTAAAggtgaattttattttttttttaaattttggaaaCCCATGTTTTTCATCTGGGTATTTTTATGTTGTTAAACTGCACTTTCATCTCATAACAAACATTAAAAAGACATTTGGATCAGGAAGTGAAGAAATCTTATTTCAACGGTATGGACGACATGGCATTCACAAGATTTGGTCGGATGATATTTTACCCTGTCGTGTTTATCTCCGGCACTGGTGAGTGCTATCTTTATTAAACTTCTATACGACGGAGATTTTCCACAGTTCGCTATCATATCATAAAATAAGACCTTTCTAATCTTCATGGTGTTGGTCGAAATGTTGGGTTTGGGCATTTCCTCTCTACTTGGTTATCTCCAAGGCATTCGTTTACAATAATCTTATAGTTATCACCCAACTGTGCCGATGAGCTGAAAGATGTGAAATCATTCTGCAGTATATTGGCAGCAAAGAACCTTGCTGATATGGCATATGATAACTTTATGGATCACACGTATCTCGGGGATCGCAAAACAACCATCCGTGAGTACATCTCTACTACAGGTGCAGGCATAATGGAAGAGGAGCCTCCTGAACAGCTGAAATCCCGATATGGCGGTTGACACTAACCAACTCTACGCTATTGATGTGGCTACGAAGCTGAGATTGGCACTTCATAGAGCTCTTGGATATGTAGATTCTCTATCTCCAAAATAATGAAGCTCGATATCTCTATACTAGTTCTATTTTATATTTGCATGAATTCCCGGGAATCGGACCGAgaattggaatcaattttcAGCTCCTGttatctcttaattattttctGGCCAACTTTGTTCTACTATTCCTCTTGGTATTTTTACGATGGTTAATGAAAATTTCTCCTTTTTTTTTCGATTCATGTTTGGTAAATTTTACAGTGAAGATTACAGGTAATTTGTCAATCCTCTTCAATAAAAAAAGTAATCTATCAAAGATATATTGGTAACTACAATTGAGACATTTAAATACTTGAATTGAATTGTCTCAGTAAAAAACTATTGCATGCATCGAGTTCGTGACATGTTAAAGTATTATTTGGGAGATCTTTTAGAAAATAtcccaaaattttgaaattttgttaaaactAGTAAAATGTACGTGCTTCGCTAATTAGTTATATAATTGAATTAAAGATGATACTAATAATGAAATATATAGTGACaagtgttatatatatatatatatattgtaaattATTTCACATATTCCAATATGCATCAACTTCATTATCTAATTTAAGAAAAAGTATTGACTCAAGAGTCTATATATAACTTGAAACATAATATATCATAAGCCAAAAAATCAAATAccttgtaaaaatatttagcaCCTTATGTacaaaatgatatataaacataaTTATAAAGAATTGAAAATGGATATTCTAAAACATTAACTCAATATTAAATGATAAAAAACAATGAGAAATCAAAGCTTATGATATAAtagtataattaatatttaaatacaATAATATATGAAATTAGTCTTTATAAttaacaaataatatattaactaaaatttctaagtttctaattttttgtcatatattttattactttatcttttatttgaaattttgaaactcttattttatatataataataataataattttgtaattatttattttactaaaatatgattaatttaattaacataaaaatataacaattaaaataaactttaagcaaaaaaaaatttataataataactaaagtactttaattttaaacttattatatattgttggggtgcaataattgtccttgtTTGATATAGAACGATCAAACCACGATGTTTGGGCTGCTGTGtagttaaaatatttgagttgcaccattaccaccaaCTATAGTTTTTGGTAAAGCGGAAAACGTTCGGTCCTACATATATTATCACTTTGTTGTTTTCCATAAGAATTACTTAGAGTGTTAAagtattatatgattaatttAACATAGAAATATaacgattaaaataaaatttcataaagaagtaaaaaaaatataatagtaACTTAAAGTactgttattttaaaattattatatattatcactttgttatttttataaaaattacttAGAGcgttaaaatacttaaataattttaatatgttgatATATTATTAGATCACTCCATTTATTTGCATTAAAAACCTTCAAAATTATatcaaattgaattttgaaaataaatgttttaattttttatagttaAACAAAATACATGTAAACAAAAAAATTGAGgaaatattttaacaaaatagtttttatattagatgtaatataaaattaaaataactttaaatTTACTCATATTATAATAGAAATAAAATAAGTAAGAATAAAATCGTCTATTTCTTTGAGATGTATTATTTTTCTAATAGTAGCTAAAAATCTTATGTTTGGATCTTAAGTTTCTTTTGATAGATGTGAATTAAGTTTTAAACTTTAGTTTTCAATAATTATCTTAGTATTATTTATACTGCTAAATTTAATGTTTTATGataggatcggttgaaagtgtagagggggtgaatatactttcaagcagttTAGTAAGAATAATTGAACTCGATCGGTTTAGTGACTGAGATCGATGCTTATCTTAATGTCCGATGTAATTTGACAAACAAAATATATGCGGAAATATGTCAAATTACAGATTTGAACAGTGAGTAGATATCAGTTTAGGTTAGGTGATGATAGTGGGTAAACTGAAATAACGCAAgcaattgtttatggatgttcggagatttcaaacactCCTACATCACCCTttcttccacctcgaaaggatatcactagaagactttgatttttaTAAGCAATTTGCAAAACCCCGATCCGGTTTAGGACTTAACACTgtctaaacaagaactcctagtacaaCACCTCAatttcagtcctagactgataaaAGAATAAAGATGATTACAACTCGAACTTCTTAGAAGAAAATTGATCCTTCAATATCAGAATGACACTTCGGCGTTTGTGCTTCGAGTTTCTTGATCAATTCTTGAGTGTGTAAGACTTTGAAAAATTCTGGTAAAATAGCAGAAATTGCAGAGCGTGAGAGAACTCCTTTGTTCGATCAAaatctctatttatacccttGGATTGGTAACagtcataaattcaaattgaatcTTCAGATAGAGTTTCgaattattcccgttggatttgtcactattAGCAACAAATTCTGGAGCCGACATTACCCTTTGCATTCGCGGCACTACCTTCTGCAGAGTGTGTCAGAGTACAGAAGAATTTATCCAAAAGTGGCGAGGTAGTAGACTGGTGAGGGTAAACTGATGAAGTCAGTTTATCGATGGTAAACCGATGAGATCAGTTTAGCGTCTTCGGCCATTTGGGCACGGTGATTGAGCGTGAAGTAGTTTAGCTccatatatcagtttagcgctTCTTAATTGCTTGATTAGTTTAGCCTTCTTTTAATCTTTGTAATTGTAAacaccaaaactaaattttccaacattttatattgatttttattcTATACCAatttatatcaatatttttgttGTCATGCCAATTTACGTcactacaaattttttttttcatttttaaaattataatttatttttaaatttaaataatttaacatatataattttaatagtaTTTAATTTCAACGTCATACATTAATTATTATGTCATCACATTCAAATGCATCGATTTATTTCTTATTTCCATATCACTTACATGTagtatatgtaaatatattaagAATAAATATCAAAAAATTATTGTCTTCAACAAAAGTTTCTCTGTTGTttcatttattatattttaaaagataatatttatattaattaatagttaTATCTGATCATCTTAAATAAACGGTTTCttaatcattattatatatacattataatttcattatgtattattaattaatagttttaattattattttaaaatttgttctaaatttatcatatttaattaaaattttatttttttaccaaTTAAAAATTACAATTATAATAAAGATACTTTTTAATAACTTTTTAATTATAAACATTTCATTAATAGGTTGTatgatttattcttttctttttattcaCTTTATAAATAATTTGATTATTAACATATTACTCAACTATATCACtatgttaaaaaaataacatgtaAACATATGAGgaaatattttaacaaaaatttttatgcatcgatttgaattttttataccGAGTAGATAAATTATGTTTAtctaatcattttatttaattctattAAAAGTAATGTTTGTTTATAATTTGCTACAGTTTTatctattgatttttatatcaattcatgtgtgtgtatatataaatatgtgcaCAACATTTCATTTATTAAAGTGATCATTTAAAtgcatgatattttatttttatattagaaTGTATCTTtcgtaaaaaaaatataaacaattattGGATTATAAGCTACACCAATGTTATTAAAATcggaccggaccggccggttcgaccggttcGACCGGAAACCGGTCGTCGGTCCGATCCAAAACTTCACGGGGAACcggaaaaccggttcaaccggtcagaaccggtcaagaaccggttggaccggtcaataaccggaaaaccggttcaaccggttgaaccggtttttcaatttatttttttttttttgaaaatttgaatttttttatttttaaaactttaaatttaatatatttttatatatatacatgattatttggaatttgtacttcattaaaaaattattttaataattatacttctaaattatttaaataattaattatttaatttttaaattgatgTCCCGGTAAACCAGGGGGCCCGGGACACGAATGACCCAGACTGGTAGGGCTGTATTAAGGTAGCCCAGTAGCCTCAGGAGCCCGGAAAACCAGGTTTGCAGGACTTATTTAAGGCCCGTGTTTTAGGGGCATGATCCCCACGATTATCACCAACCCTAGCTTTCCGGGTTCATCGTACGTGACAGGCAAACATGGGCAACTACCACACCCACGatccagatcgtggccactaccctgGAATTGCGGGGTGACACTCTCACTCCAAGGCCTTTAAATATCTGGTCACAGATATTGGTAGAGGTATGTTCACTTAAAGTTCAAAAGCACTATATTCATTTTTCCTAaaaagcccactctatttctaagtctaacttaagcatcggagtggccccgCCGGAACTTCCTCCGGCGTCCCACTAACGTGCTTTTTATCCCCTTCTTTGGTGTGCAGTTCATCTCGATTAAGGAAGGGCAGTCCATATATCACTTTCATTAGCCCGGTTTTCACATCAGGCCCACAACACTACCCTGATAGCCCGGGCCCTGGTTTTACCGACCATcatcattggcgccgtctgtgggaaacttGTTCTATAGACGTAGATATGGCTTCTCATGATCAAACATTACCTGGAGACCATCAGCCAGGACGGAATATTACCATTCCCTTGGAGCAGTTAGAATCATTTGTCCAAGATGTGGTACGGAAGTCGTTGATAGCTGCAAAACAACCACAATCAAAGGACATAACGGTGGAGGAAGAAGGAAATCAGGGTAATCCAAACCCTATTGCCCAGGTtcaagaaggagaagaagaagaaagctctTGGATGCATTCAATACAGCCGTCCATGGCAGATGAGTTGCATGAGCTCAGGAGAAAGGTACAGAAGTTGGAGGAGGGGGGTTCCCAAATGGTTTGCCCCATCAAAATTCCGGGTTGCCCTTTTTCACAGGAGGTGATAGAGGAACCCTTGCCACTAAATTACAAGTCGGCTAAAATCCGGGAATACGATGGGAGCACAGACCCAGAGGAGCACCTGGCTCGGTTTGAAAATGTAGCCATGCTACATTGCTATGGAGATAAGATCAAATGCAAAGTCTTCCTAACCACTTTGGTGGATTCTGCCCAAAGATGATTTGAGAAGTTGGAGCCCCAGAGTGTTCAATCATTTGCCAAGTTCAAGCAAGTGTTTTTGCAGCACTTTGGCAGTAGCAAGAGGTATAGGAAAACTGCCTATAGCCTTTTTGAAGCAAAGCAGTCAGGAGAGGAGTCTTTACGAACCTACATCAAAAGGTTTAACAAAATTGCTTTGGAGGTCCCGACTTGTGCCCAGGAGACCAAGATCACGGCTTTCACTCAAGGTCTTCGGGAGGGGGAATTTTTCAAATCGCTGGTGAAAAAAGCACCCCGGACCTTCGAAGATTTGCTGACTCGGGCTGAAAAATACATTAACATGGAGGAAGCTCAGAGGCAGAAAAAGGAAGTGGCCCGGCGGGAGGGAGGCCGGGAACAAGGGAGAAGTAGGGACAACCATGATCCCATGGGGCGATTGTCCCGGTATGCTCCGTACCGAGGAACCCGAGATAAGGCTGTTCATATGTGTGAAGAAAGGGTCGACACACAGACCCCTGTTTCTAAGGAGAAGCTCTGGAAGTACTGTGCACTTCATCAAGAGTGCACTCATGACACCAGTGAGTGTCGAACTCTGCAGCAAAGACACCAACTGCCTTATGCTAGAGATGGTAGGCCGGTCCCAAAAAAGCCTCGAAGTGTGCCTTGGTTTCGGGGGTCACAGGCGTCGATTCCTCCCCGGGATGCCACCAGCTCTCgggaaaaaagaaaacaagaaatgGATCATGcaaaaaaagacaaaatatCGGGAGATGGGCCGGCCAAAGGTATCattaacatgatatcaggaGGATCTACGGATGGAGATTCCAACCGGGCTAGGAAGGCCTGGAGTCGGAGGGAAAGCTTAGGGGTGGAGGAAGGAAGGCAGGGTGCGGGGCCAATCATTACATTTGGACCCCAAGACCTGGAGGGAGTAAACTTACCCCATAATGACGCCTTGCTTATACAAGCTCGGATCGCCAATTATGATGTTCGAAGGGTGTTCGTTGACTCGGGAAGCTCAGTGAATGTCCTTTTTCAAGAAGCATTCGAGCAGATGGATTTGCAGGGGTATGAATTGAGCCCGGTAAAAACCGCCTTATATGGTTTTGCCAGGCACACTGTCCAACCCCAAGGGGAAATGTTGCTGCCTATCACCTTGGGATCAGGAGATGAGAAGAGGACGGTCATGACAAGATTCACATTAGTGGAAGCACCTTCTTCCTATAATGTCATCTTGGGTAGGCCGGCTATGAACTCTTTCAAAGCCGTAGCCTCAGCTTACCATCAAAAGATCAAGTTCCCAGTAGGAGATAAAGTCGGAGAAGTTCGAGGAGATCAGCCTTCCTCCCGAAAATGCTATGCTGAGACAGTGAAGATAGACTACAAGAGGGCAAAACAGAATGGAAAGGTAGGAGCCTTGGGGGGAAGAGAAGTCTGTTTGGTGGAGGAATCTAAAAGCGAGTATGAAGAGGTAGAGATGGAACCCGGGCAAACAGGGAAGTCTGTTAAGATAGCTCGGGATGTAGATGCATGGTTGATGGAAGCATTGAGAGGCTGCCTCATCCAGAATAAAGATGTGTTCGCCTGGGCTCAGGGTGATTTGGTGGGAGTTTCATCCCGGGTGGCGGAACACAAATTAAACATCAGCCCAGGTTCCCGACCTGTTATACAAAAGAAGAGGCATTTTGGGGCCGAGAAGGATAAGTTGATAGCGGAGCAGGTTCAAGAGCTACTGCGGGCCGGACACATTAAGGAAATACAATTTTCTACTTGGTTGTCCAACGTAGTGCTAGTACCAAAGGCCACGGGGAagtggagaatgtgtgtggatttcCGGGATTTAAATAAAGCTTGTCCCAAAGATTGTTACCCTCTGCCCCGAATTGACCAGTTGGTGGACTCTACATCCGGGTGTGAGTTGCTGAGCTTCATGGATGCATACCAGGGCTATCATCAAATTCCTTTAGCCCTGGAAGATCAAGACAAAGTCAGCTTTGTTACCTCGGGAGGTACTTTCTGCTACATAGTGATGTCATTTGGTTTGAAGAATGCAGGAGCTACGTATCAGCGGATGATGGACAGAGTGTTCCGGGAACAGGTGGGCCGAAATGTGGAggtatatgtggatgatatattgGTGAAGTCCAGGACCCGGGATAGTTTCTTACCCGACTTGGAGGAAACTTTTGCGACAGTTCGGCGATATGGGATCAAATTGAACCCGGCTAAGTGTATGTTTGGGGTGAAAAGTGGCAAGTTTCTGGGGTTCATGGTCACTGAACGGGGGATAGAAGTCAACCCTGAAAAAGTGAAGCTGTTGCGGAAAATGCCTTCACCAACATCTATTAAAGAGGTACAGCGATTAACCGACCGGATTACAGCCCTGGCCCGGTTTATAGCTCGATCAGCTCATCGCAGCTATCATTTTTTCCAAGTGTTGCGAAAAGCCCAGAGGTTCGGCTGGACTGAGCAATGCGAGCAGGCCTTtcaggagttgaaggagcatctgGCTAGCTTGCCTATCTTGGTTAAGCCGGAACCAGGGGAACGATTGTGGATATATCTATCCACTACAGAAAAGGCGGTCAGCACTGTCTTGATAAAAGAGGAAAAGGGAGATCAGAGGCATGTGTACTACGTCAGCCATGCTTTGAAGGGGGCGGAAGTTAGATATACGGAAATTGAGAAGATGGCCTTGGCTCTAGTAATAACGGCCCGGAAATTGAGACCTTATTTCTTGTCTCACCCGGTAACTGTTCTTACTAATAGCCTCCTGGGGcgtattatgactca comes from the Henckelia pumila isolate YLH828 chromosome 1, ASM3356847v2, whole genome shotgun sequence genome and includes:
- the LOC140874751 gene encoding uncharacterized protein translates to MLPRLLRYPSNSIHCSPNSKRDSYLYLYSPHVPLTCSPPLLSPLPLRFRPPPLHQLASPSTRRSSAMSVGDSSQETSPPDTLPFELKEESDFDLIVSPDGLISICGFGSLLSERSARSTFPNLINFRIAKLCGFRRVFAHAAPIFFERGIALPETKEISSLSAEPCEAESLVITIFEIQRTEVPSFIEREHEFRFLAVTPETFNGLLYTTPAVLCTRYTDEEYFLNRCKGSEEILFQRYGRHGIHKIWSDDILPCRVYLRHCILAAKNLADMAYDNFMDHTYLGDRKTTIREYISTTGAGIMEEEPPEQLKSRYGG
- the LOC140874415 gene encoding uncharacterized protein, giving the protein MASHDQTLPGDHQPGRNITIPLEQLESFVQDVVRKSLIAAKQPQSKDITVEEEGNQGNPNPIAQVQEGEEEESSWMHSIQPSMADELHELRRKVQKLEEGGSQMVCPIKIPGCPFSQEVIEEPLPLNYKSAKIREYDGSTDPEEHLARFENVAMLHCYGDKIKCKHFGSSKRYRKTAYSLFEAKQSGEESLRTYIKRFNKIALEVPTCAQETKITAFTQGLREGEFFKSLVKKAPRTFEDLLTRAEKYINMEEAQRQKKEVARREGGREQGRSRDNHDPMGRLSRYAPYRGTRDKAVHMCEERVDTQTPVSKEKLWKYCALHQECTHDTSECRTLQQRHQLPYARDGRPVPKKPRSVPWFRGSQASIPPRDATSSREKRKQEMDHAKKDKISGDGPAKGIINMISGGSTDGDSNRARKAWSRRESLGVEEGRQGAGPIITFGPQDLEGVNLPHNDALLIQARIANYDVRRVFVDSGSSVNVLFQEAFEQMDLQGYELSPVKTALYGFARHTVQPQGEMLLPITLGSGDEKRTVMTRFTLVEAPSSYNVILGRPAMNSFKAVASAYHQKIKFPVGDKVGEVRGDQPSSRKCYAETVKIDYKRAKQNGKVGALGGREVCLVEESKSEYEEVEMEPGQTGKSVKIARDVDAWLMEALRGCLIQNKDVFAWAQGDLVGVSSRVAEHKLNISPGSRPVIQKKRHFGAEKDKLIAEQVQELLRAGHIKEIQFSTWLSNVVLVPKATGKWRMCVDFRDLNKACPKDCYPLPRIDQLVDSTSGCELLSFMDAYQGYHQIPLALEDQDKVSFVTSGGTFCYIVMSFGLKNAGATYQRMMDRVFREQVGRNVEVYVDDILVKSRTRDSFLPDLEETFATVRRYGIKLNPAKCMFGVKSGKFLGFMVTERGIEVNPEKVKLLRKMPSPTSIKEVQRLTDRITALARFIARSAHRSYHFFQVLRKAQRFGWTEQCEQAFQELKEHLASLPILVKPEPGERLWIYLSTTEKAVSTVLIKEEKGDQRHVYYVSHALKGAEVRYTEIEKMALALVITARKLRPYFLSHPVTVLTNSLLGRIMTHPDASGRLVKWSVELGEYDIEYQPHGASGAGGSGVGIILISPAQEKIEIAVKLDFQASNNEAEYEAVIAGMQRARDVGVSHIIIYSDSQLVVQQVNKDFCTREEKLIKYCKMIEELGASFDTWSIEQIPRERNMEADALAKKAAAGEGDCSESLLQRETVATIEAGEPVLQVNTWKAPIVKYLTQGSLPEDKGRARIIRRQAARFAILGGSLYRRSYQGPLLKCLEEGETEYVLREVHEGCCGNHGGSMSLVRRVLLSGY